A region from the Dehalococcoides mccartyi CG5 genome encodes:
- a CDS encoding DUF362 domain-containing protein: MIYNASEYNFKAPEILSRARRVLIKPCARYPVQYPVSTSRELIQKIISGIRRISDADIIILEGAPGGAPVKSIYKALSYDFQRVVLLDVNDCTWVEVDNPLNKPLVVPTFWVPNVILSSDFLISVTPLQIINGKGNFSISNLLPVLPSGKYGSGKTGWDSLYSQGIEKVLSDLYFTLPFDMGIIEATQKFTSHGDPTKGEIEHLGKIFAGEPYEVDTEVSRTLNIKTDYLELIKTSSVELERWT; the protein is encoded by the coding sequence TTGATATACAATGCATCCGAATATAATTTTAAGGCACCGGAGATACTTTCCCGTGCCAGAAGAGTCCTTATAAAGCCATGTGCCCGTTATCCGGTGCAATATCCGGTCAGCACCAGCCGCGAACTTATTCAAAAAATTATTAGCGGCATACGCAGGATAAGTGATGCGGATATTATCATACTTGAAGGCGCACCCGGAGGAGCCCCTGTGAAGAGCATTTATAAAGCTCTTTCATACGACTTTCAAAGAGTGGTTCTGCTGGATGTGAATGATTGCACCTGGGTTGAGGTGGATAACCCTTTGAACAAGCCTCTGGTTGTTCCCACCTTTTGGGTGCCGAATGTTATCTTGTCCAGTGATTTTCTGATTAGCGTCACTCCCTTGCAGATTATTAACGGCAAGGGCAACTTCTCTATCTCAAATTTGCTGCCGGTATTGCCCTCCGGCAAATACGGTAGCGGTAAGACGGGCTGGGATTCACTTTACAGTCAGGGTATTGAAAAGGTTTTATCTGACCTTTACTTCACTTTGCCGTTTGATATGGGCATTATAGAAGCTACCCAGAAATTTACCAGCCACGGGGACCCGACCAAAGGCGAGATTGAGCATTTGGGCAAGATATTTGCCGGTGAACCTTATGAAGTGGATACCGAAGTTTCACGTACCTTGAATATTAAGACAGACTATTTGGAGTTAATAAAAACATCCAGCGTTGAACTTGAACGCTGGACTTAA